Part of the Caulifigura coniformis genome, TTCCGGGGAGGCGACTCCACGCAAGCTCGGGCAGCTCGCGGGCCTCACCGCGGACAGGTTGGTAGAGCGATCCAACGATCACGCCCGGGACGACGACTTTTGGCGAGAGCAGCTTCAGGGGATAGGCAGCCGGGACCGTCTCATCGTCCTGCTGCACTTTCGTGAAGGCTTGCCGATGTGGGAGGTCGGCAGGTCAGTGGGACTCAGCGAGTCCCGCGTCTCGCAGGTCATCAGCGGAGTTTGCCGCCAGCTGCGAAGCAAGTCGGAGGCGCCGCCAGTGTTCTCAACGCCCGTGCCTGAAAGAGTGGCACGGGGCCCAAGGGTTCGGAGGCCGAAGGTCATCTCCATGGCTCAGCACCAGTCAACAAGTTCGCTTTCGCAAAGTGATGGCGACCTCACCGATTTGCTCGAACGGATTACCGTCGCCCAGATCGACTCCCAGATGCGGCAATGCGAGACACGCCTCAAAGCCTGGGCGGCTCTCCGCGTGCTGATCGAACAACGCGATCTGGAACGTGCCACGTCGCTCTTGACCTCCAGCACCGCGAGCGTGGCGTGAATCCCATGAGCCAATCCCACACCGATGAAAAGCGGCCGTGGCCGCGGGACGTCTACACGATCGTCGCTCCGCGGGCGCGTGAGATCGAGCATTTCGTGGACGCCAAGTCGATCCCCATGCACCGTCACTGCATGTGCTGCGGCGAGGTGACCTCGCTGCCAGTCCAGGTGTTTGAAGCATCACGGACCTGTCCGACCCGCGGCAGCCGACCGCTGCGAACGCTCTGCGTCATCTGCCTCGATCAGTTCCGACGAATTAGTTCCGTAAGTGCCGACCAGATCCGCGCCGGCATCGCGCAGTCCTACGCGACGTGGAAGGGATGGGCCGCCTGATGACGCAAGAGGCCGTTTTGAAGGCATTGCTGAAACTCGTCGGTGAGAAGGGATCCGCCGGCGCGACCCTTCACCGATATGCCGCAATCGATCCCGACCACCGATATGAATCGGAATCGTGGAGCGGGACGCTGCGAGTTGAGCTCGACGTTGAACCCGAGCCGATCACCGCCACGGTGGTGGAAGCCAGGTCGGGCGAGATCCTGATCCAGAAGCTGAGGGCCGAGCTGAAGAAGGCCATTCACGCGCGGGCGTTCGCGCGGAAACAGCAGTCCCTCGATGCGCCACGCCGGCGTATCGGCCAGGTCCTTTGTTTGGAGCATCGGCCATGACGCAAGAAGAAATGTGGCAGGCGATGAAAGCCTGGGCCAGTGAGCAACACGAGCCGCTGCAGGTCGCGGTGACTCGCCCCGAGCTGATTTTCCTTTTGGACACGACTCATTTCGTGCTGGCGACGACGCCAGATCTATCGGACGTCGACCGGGCGGAAATGCTGCAGCTCGCTTCTCGCCTTCGCGGGTTCATCCCTGCCGAGTTTCGCGACGTGAATCTTGATGGCCTGCCGCAGCCGGCAGAAGCGTCAACGGACGTCCCGGCCGGGCCGCCAGCGGAGGTCGAATCATGAAACAGGGACTCGTCACACGGGAGCGCCTCGAGGAGTTCACCCGCGACCACGTCACCTGGGTCGAGAAATGTGTTGCCGACGGCGACCACGCCGACTGGATGCCTCACCTGTCCGTCCTCTGCACAAACATGAAGGGGGAGGAGTCCGTGACGATGATGGCGCTGGCGATTCCCTTCAATACCTCGAAGGAGAAGGTCGACGCCATGCGATGGGCGGGGCTGCAGGTTTTTCAGGACCTGAAGGCTCCCACGATGTTTGTCCTTTCGGTCGGAGCCTGGGTTGCACCTGAGGCGTCCTGTGAGCCGAAGGATCATCCGGACCGCGGCGAGTGCCTGATCGTCTGCGGCATGAGCATCGTCAATGGCGAGGCGGCCTACGCCTTTCACAGCGCGACGTGCCACAGGTCCGCGAGCAACAAGCTCATTGCCGGTCCGTTTCATCGGATCGAAGGCGCCGCTCTGCCTCTGATGCGGCACGTCTACAGCGGCTGGGCCGCGCCCGCGATGGCGTCTGGGCAGGCTGTTCCGCCCAGCGGCGCACCCGGACTCTTCACGCGGCCGATCGGCAAGGCCAAGGAGGCGTCTGTCTGAGTCAGGGGAGACGTAGCTCAATCGGTAGAGCGCCGCGGTGTGCAGACCGCGGAGGTTGGTGGTTCGAGTCCATCCGTCTTCATTGAGGTTGTTCGTGTTGCGGAATGGACCCCGCGGCCAGTCGAAGAATCAGCAGACGTTGCACGGATGCGACGTCTGCTGCATGGGAAGGAATTCCAAATGCTCACGCTCACGCGCAAGCCAGGCGAACGAATCATTCTCGATGGTGGGATCACCATCGTCATCGGGGAGATCCGAGGTCAGAAGGTGAAGGTCAGCATCGACGCACCGAAGGGCCAGCGCATTGCCCGCGAGGAGCGTTGGGGACTGGGTCCGGCATCGCCGGACGCGACAGAAACCCGAGCAGCATCTTGACGGAGGCTTGGCATGGAAGCCTCCGGCGCCAATCGTCCGAGCCCCTGGCTCCGGCGGCTGGATCTCATCAAATCAATTTCGTTCCGCACGATCGCGGACGAGATTAACGCCCGCCGCCTGCGGGGGTTCAACGTTCGCCTGCTCGATCCGAAGCAGGCGAAGGAGATCCCCCGACTGGCCAAGCGGGCCGCGACGGAGGGTGGCGTGCTGAAAAGCCTGCCGCCAGACCTGCGCGCGTCAGGGCCACGGATGCAGCGAGTCCTGCTGGCGCTCCACTCGAAGATTGGAGCGAACCCGAGTTGGGTCGTCCGTAAGGCGCTGATCGCGAGGGAGATGGGTCTCAGTGATGATGCGACCGCAGAACGCGGTATTCGGGATCTGGAAGAATCCGACATCATCCACGTGACCCGACGGGAAAGGGAGCCCCGGACCGGTGGTCAGGGGCCGAGCGAGTACCGGATAATCTGGGCGACGGTGAAAGACCTGGCACTGAACCAGGGCGCTCAACCGTCGCTCTTTATTGAGCGGGATCTCGCGGCCGCGTCGAGCGGCCGGCCGGACAAGTCGTCCGGGCGTGGTCCCAGGAGCCGGGAGGCGCCCCCGCACAGTGCGGAGGCGCCCCCTCATTATGCGGGGGCGGGTCCGCATTATGCGGAGGCGCCTCCGCATAATGCGGGGGCGCTTATAGTAGACCCGCGTGCGCGCGTCTCTCCTTTTCACTCTCCCATTCATCCCTCCTCCTCATGCCCGCCGGAGCGGAGCGAGGAGGAGGGTGATTGGTCTCGAATCCGAGACAGGCTGCGGGCCTACGGCCTCGGCAGCCATCGGCAAACCGCCCGCGAAGCCCGCGACGGCGGCTGGACTGCGGCCCAGGTCGACGCGCTGCTCGATCGCTGCGAGCAGCACACGATCGTCGCCGGGAAGGTCCGCATCCAGGCGTGGCCGGCGGGGGCAGTGTGGTGGCAGCTGCGGAACGCTTCGCCGGGCGCACTGATCACGATGCAGCACAGCGAAACCTATCGCCGTGCCAAGCGTGACCAGGACCTGAAGGCGGAACAGGAACGCGAACGAAAGGCGCATGCAGAGCGGGCGGCCGAGCTCGCCCCGATCAACGAGGCCCTGCTTGTGCTGTCGCTGGAGCAGGTCCGCGAACTGGTCGATCGACTCCCCAAAGAGATGCGCCCCCATGCGGTCGCCGATCTGCGCGAGGGACGTGATCCACGTGAGCGGGTGCTGCTGCGGACGGCCTTGTTGGCGCTGCTGGAGAAGGGAGCGCCGGTCCGATGACTGAGTCCATCCGCTTCAGCTTGAAGGCGAAGAACGTCGAGTTCGAATTTGACGGCCCGCCCGAGGAGTTTTCCAAGCTGATCGCCACGGCTGCGGAGAAGCTGGCCGACGCGGTTTCGCGGGTCGCGAAAGAGAAGGGGCACGACAGCGAGTCACGCAGCCCCTTTGGTTTCCAGCCAAGCTCGGGAGGCCTGTCGTGAATGAGCCTTTCCGCGCCCGCTTCGCCGCGGCGGGCCTCTGTGTGATGACCAGGTCATTTCCGGGAGACCATGGCCAGCCGTTGCACTACGGCTGCTGGCGCGAGCCAGGCGAGGAACCGGAGCCTGGCTGGAGGAAGGGACGCGAGTTCTTCGTGGACCTGGAGTCTGGAGATTGGTCGCGGTTCGGCGGTCCCTGGCGGCCGTTCCGCGAATTCGCATTGTCGGGAGACCATGAAAAAAGCACGCCCCCCGCGGACCACTCAGCCGCGGCGATTGTCTCAACGAGCCTGCAGGAGGACGGACAGAGTGCCGCGTCCGAGGCTGGGTGTGGATCCGACAATTCACCGGACCGGCAGGCCGGACATTCCGCGCGGAATAGCGAGGTTCTGTCCGGCCTGCCGACGGAGGTGCGTCCCTGGTTCGAGCGGTGTGTGGCCGCGGGCTTCGAGCTCGAGCTGGACGGGCTGAAGCATTGCATCGGCGGCTGGGACACGGGCAATCGATTCGGGACCTATCGAGGGCAGTACGAACTGCTTTGCGGTCGGACGGGACGGATCATCACGGGCCCCGCGCGACGGTTTCAGAAGTTCACGCTTGAGGAGTATCTGGCCCACGACTCCCAGGCGGCTGCGCCCACGGCGCGGGCCGTCATCGCACGGCCCTTCCAGGTCGAACATCCAACGGGGCCGCGGGCATCAGAACAGAGGAGCCTCTTCGCATGAGCATTGGAGTTGGCGACGTCGTCCTATTCGCCCGGGCGCTGCATCAGGCGCTCGAATCGATGCCGGCGACCGCTTCAAAAGCGACGGCCGCAGGCAACCTGAAAGAAGGCCTCAGTGCCGTCCTCAAGGAACTGGATCCGGGCGGCGCTGCTCCCCGGGAATCGCTCTTGGCGGTTGCCGAGCGGGCACTGCTGATGGAAGCGGCCGCGCGCCACGGAGTTTCCCAGGGCGCGGTAGTCGTGGGGGTCGGCATTCGCACGATGAGCGGCAAGCTGCGGGAGTATGGGTTCGGCCCGCGGGAAACGCCGCAGGGGGCCTGGCCCGGCGACGTCGCGGCTGTAACGCGGTTCCTTCAGGGGGCCCGGTGATGGCTGATAAAGACCGCGCACGCAAACGGGCGATTCGACCGGAAACCGCACTGGCGACGTTCCAGTTCCTCACCGGCAGCAGCGAAGGATGCGTGTCGGTGGCCA contains:
- a CDS encoding carbon storage regulator — encoded protein: MLTLTRKPGERIILDGGITIVIGEIRGQKVKVSIDAPKGQRIAREERWGLGPASPDATETRAAS